ATCTAAGCGAAGTGCTTGGTGAAGACGCCGCGGCAGGCCACTTCGACACCATTGTCACGAACAACACTATCGATGGCCGCCTAGTTGCGATGCCCTGGTTTACCGACGCAGGTGTTCTGTATTACCGCGAAGACTTGCTGGAAAAACATGGCCATGACGTACCTACTACGTGGCAAGAACTGACCGACATCGCGCGTGATATCAAAAATGCCGAGCGTGCGGAAGGCAATAATCGTATGCAGGGTTTTGTCTTCCAGGGTCGTGCTTATGAAGGACTTACCGTCAATGCACTGGAGTGGGTTTCAAGCTTCGGTGGCGGTACCGTGGTAGATCAGAATGGCGAAGTAACCATTAATAACGAGAAAGCTGCTGAAGCGCTAGATTTAGCAGCTTCATGGATTGGCGATATCTCTCCAGAGGGCGTGCTGAACTACACCGAAGAAGAAGCCCGTGGCGTCTTCCAGGGTGGGAATGCCGTGTTTATGCGTAACTGGCCATACGCATGGTCACTGGCTCAAAGTGAGGATAGTGATGTACGTGGCAACGTCGGCGTCACCCAATTACCAGCAGGTGGAGAGGACGGCCAAAGTGCAGCCGGTTTAGGCGGTTGGAACTTAGCGGTATCCCGCTACAGCGAACATCCCGAGCTTGCCGCTGATCTGGTCGCTTTCTTAGCCGGCGAAGAAGAGCAAAAGCGTCGTGCCATCCAATCTTCCTATAACCCCACCATCGATGCGCTTTACCAAGATGAAGAGGTACTTGAAGCCGTGCCCTTCTTCGGCACTCTTTACGACACCTTCACTAACGCAGTCGCCCGTCCGTCAGCACCTACCGGTGATGCCTATGGCCGTGTCAGTAACGCCTTCTTCAGCACCTCACATGATGTGCTTTCAGGCACTAAAACTGGCGCCGAAGCCGTCGCTGACCTCGAAGGCGATCTACTCCGCCTGAAGCGTCGCAACTGGTAACCGCGGAGACACCTATGTCGACCTCTTCTAACAACAGCGCGCCCCTGGAGGCGCGCTCAGCCGCAGCGCCAGCGCGTCGGCATCGCGGCACTAAAGTACGCCGTCAGCGGGTCAAAGCGGCTTGGCTGTTCCTGGCCCCCATGCTCATTGCATTAACGCTGGTTGCTGGCTGGCCGTTAATGCGTACTTTTTTCTTAAGTTTTACTGATGCCTCACTGTCTGATCTAGGGGCAGCCAATCTAATCGGATTTGAAAACTATCTGGTCTACGAAAATGGCCGTTGGTTCGGAGTTCTTGCCGACCCAGTCTGGTGGCAATCTGTTTGGAACACCGTTTACTTTTCGGTGGTATCTGTCTCTTTAGAAGTCATTTTCGGTGTCATTGTGGCGCTGATTCTAAATGCGGAGTTTAAGGGTCGGACGATTGTTCGCGCAGCGGTGCTAATTCCGTGGGCAATCCCCACCATCGTTTCCGCCCAAATGTGGGCGTGGATGCTCAACGATCAGTTCGGCATCATCAACCACCTGCTAATGACGGTTGGGATAATCGACAATCCTATTGCCTGGACCGCCAGCGCTACTTACTCCATGTGGGCAGTCATCATGGTCGATGTCTGGAAAACGATTCCGTTTGTCGCTCTATTGGTGCTAGCCGCCCTACAAATGCTGCCAAAAGATTGTTACGAAGCCGCAGAAGTAGACGGTATTCACCCCGTGCGCGTGTTCTTCAAGGTGACCCTGCCGCTAATTACGCCCGCTTTGATGGTGGCGGTTATTTTCCGCCTGCTGGATGCGCTGCGGGTGTTCGACGTGATCTACGTACTGACCTCTAACTCGACCAGCACAATGTCGATGTCAGTCTATGCACGTCAGCAATTGGTTGAGTTCCAGGATGTTGGTTACGGCAGTGCCGCCTCTACGCTGCTGTTCTTAATCATTGCACTTGCCACCGTTGCTTACCTTTATTTAGGCCGTAACAAAATACAACTAGGAGGTGACTGATGAACCAACGTCAGTTAGCCAAAATTGCCAAGCGCGTCGGCTTTTGGGCCTTAATTGCGCTGATTATGGTATATGCCGTTTTCCCGTTTTATTACGCGGTCATTACCTCACTCAAACCTTCTAGTGACTTATTCCAGGTTGAGCTTTGGCCCTCAAATTGGAACCTGGATAACTATGCGCAGATTTTTAGCCAGTCGAGCTTTATACGTGCGATTTTTAACTCGGTAGTCGTAGCATTTAGCGTTGTTTTCATCGCGCTTCTATTGGGTATCACCGCCTCCTACGCGCTGGGCCGGGTTCGCTTTCGTGGTCGCTCGACCGTCATGCTGGTCATTCTTGGGGTTTCCATGTTTCCTCAAGTCGCGGTGCTCTCAGGCTTGTTTGAAGTGATTCGCGCACTAAATCTCTACAACAATCCCGCGGGCCTCATTCTGAGCTACACCATTTTCACGCTGCCCTTCACAGTGTGGGTACTTACCACCTTCATGAAAGAACTGCCCATGGAGTTGGAAGAAGCCGCCATCATGGATGGCGCTACGCCCTGGATTACGATTACCAAAGTCTTCCTACCGCTTATGTGGCCTGCCATGGCCACGACTGGCCTGCTTGCCTTTATTGCTGCGTGGAATGAGTTCCTGTTCGCCTTAACCTTCACACTCACTGATGCCCAACGCACCGTGCCTGTTGCCATTGCACTGCTGTCAGGTGGTAGCGCCTACGAGCTGCCCTGGGGGCCAATTATGGCCGCGTCGGTCGTCGTCACCGTGCCACTGGTTATCCTGGTCATCATTTTCCAACGTCGCATTGTTTCAGGCTTAACTGCAGGTGCAGTTAAAGGCTAAGCGTGGGTGTTATTTACGTTTTATTAAGGATTTATTCATGCAAGACAATCTGACCTGGTGGCGCGGCGGTGTTATCTATCAAATTTACCCGCGCAGCTTTTTAGACAGCCGTGGTGATGGCATTGGTGATTTGAAAGGTATTACCGAAAAGCTCGACTACGTGGCCTCTTTGAACGTTGACGGTGTCTGGCTTTCGCCCTTTTTTACCTCACCCATGCTCGATTTCGGTTATGACGTCAGCGATTACCGCGACGTTGATCCGATGTTCGGCACCCTGGATGATTTCAAGGCGCTGCTCGACAAGGCCCATTCGCTAGGCCTGAAAGTAATGATTGACCAAGTCATCAGCCATACCTCTGAACAGCACGCTTGGTTTAAAGAGAGCCGCCAGAATCGCACCAACCCCAAAGCCGATTGGTTTGTGTGGGCGGACCCAAAGCCCGATGGCACGCCACCTAATAACTGGCTATCTATTTTTGGCGGCCCTGCCTGGACCTTTGATTCACGCCGCCAGCAGTATTATCTGCACAACTTTTTGACCAGCCAACCAGATGTCAACTTCCATAATCCGGAAGCCCGTCAGGCACAGCTGGACAACATGCGCTTCTGGCTAGACCTTGGCGTTGATGGTTTCCGTTTGGATACGGTCAACTTCTATTTCCACGA
This genomic window from Halomonas sp. TD01 contains:
- a CDS encoding ABC transporter substrate-binding protein, translated to MKKTLLTSAIALASIASATGSAQAAELTISCGAVGAELTLCQEGVSAWEEKTGHSVDVVSTPNSSTERLSLYQQILSANSSDIDVMQIDVVWPGLLANHLLDLSEVLGEDAAAGHFDTIVTNNTIDGRLVAMPWFTDAGVLYYREDLLEKHGHDVPTTWQELTDIARDIKNAERAEGNNRMQGFVFQGRAYEGLTVNALEWVSSFGGGTVVDQNGEVTINNEKAAEALDLAASWIGDISPEGVLNYTEEEARGVFQGGNAVFMRNWPYAWSLAQSEDSDVRGNVGVTQLPAGGEDGQSAAGLGGWNLAVSRYSEHPELAADLVAFLAGEEEQKRRAIQSSYNPTIDALYQDEEVLEAVPFFGTLYDTFTNAVARPSAPTGDAYGRVSNAFFSTSHDVLSGTKTGAEAVADLEGDLLRLKRRNW
- a CDS encoding carbohydrate ABC transporter permease; the encoded protein is MSTSSNNSAPLEARSAAAPARRHRGTKVRRQRVKAAWLFLAPMLIALTLVAGWPLMRTFFLSFTDASLSDLGAANLIGFENYLVYENGRWFGVLADPVWWQSVWNTVYFSVVSVSLEVIFGVIVALILNAEFKGRTIVRAAVLIPWAIPTIVSAQMWAWMLNDQFGIINHLLMTVGIIDNPIAWTASATYSMWAVIMVDVWKTIPFVALLVLAALQMLPKDCYEAAEVDGIHPVRVFFKVTLPLITPALMVAVIFRLLDALRVFDVIYVLTSNSTSTMSMSVYARQQLVEFQDVGYGSAASTLLFLIIALATVAYLYLGRNKIQLGGD
- a CDS encoding carbohydrate ABC transporter permease — protein: MNQRQLAKIAKRVGFWALIALIMVYAVFPFYYAVITSLKPSSDLFQVELWPSNWNLDNYAQIFSQSSFIRAIFNSVVVAFSVVFIALLLGITASYALGRVRFRGRSTVMLVILGVSMFPQVAVLSGLFEVIRALNLYNNPAGLILSYTIFTLPFTVWVLTTFMKELPMELEEAAIMDGATPWITITKVFLPLMWPAMATTGLLAFIAAWNEFLFALTFTLTDAQRTVPVAIALLSGGSAYELPWGPIMAASVVVTVPLVILVIIFQRRIVSGLTAGAVKG